A window from Podospora bellae-mahoneyi strain CBS 112042 chromosome 1 map unlocalized CBS112042p_1, whole genome shotgun sequence encodes these proteins:
- the ARO8_2 gene encoding Aromatic/aminoadipate aminotransferase 1 (EggNog:ENOG503NU3Z; COG:E), producing MRRAARLGSGAAAVVPRSRSWGLTSRPDFINNYKKAQSNNGQQASFHSRPKLDSAAEATVIGGPSPLPEVELPDILETPTKNKKVTIGEILERRRRAGRLVAPTAAGCDSGVFKGDSSGKPMAKDMSHHLSYEASIREPCKLKQAARHLKTPGIISLGGGLPCPEYFPINSISLSVPDYLHNPTLSPPEVHPAFQDITIGKYDTHPSAPVQKEYDLSISLNYAQAHGSAQLIRFVTEHTELVSNPPYADWKTCLTVGSTGALEQTLRMLCDSSRNDSILTEEFSFATALETAHPLGIPTFGVPIDDQGLIPSELDHILSTWNPSERDNKRKPHVLYTVPSGQNPTGATQGPERRKQIYDICSKHDLVIIEDEPYYYLQLPPTITPTPTPAPSNTTDFLDSLLPTLLSMDTDGRVIRMDSFSKVLVPGSRLGWLTASDQLVERFLRHAEVANQGPSGFSQVILHKLLDETWGHEGYLKWLMVLQREYTERRNTLLKACEEYLPKEVVSWGVVRAGMFQWLHLDHTLHPDSRTKSILEIEEDIFESCIDKGVLIARGSWFRAQQEVAPTGLFFRVTFAAATPGNMTEAIRRLGGAVRESFRL from the exons ATGCGGAGAGCTGCCCGTCTCGGCTCCGGGGCCGCTGCTGTGGTGCCCCGGTCTCGGAGTTGGGGTTTGACGTCTCGGCCGGATTTCATCAACAATTATAAGAAAGCTCAAAGCAACAATGGCCAACAGGCATCATTTCACAGCAGACCAAAGTTAGATTCGGCTGCCGAGGCGACGGTGATTGGTGGCCCTTCACCTCTGCCTGAGGTTGAGTTGCCAGATATCCTAGAGACACCGACAAAGAATAAGAAGGTGACTATTGGCgagattttggagaggaggaggagggcggggaggttggtggccccgacggcggcggggtgTGATTCAGGGGTTTTCAAGGGGGAT TCATCAGGAAAGCCGATGGCAAAGGATATGAGCC ATCATCTCTCCTACGAAGCTTCTATCCGCGAACCATGCAAGCTCAAACAAGCTGCCCGCCACCTCAAAACCCCTGGCATCATCTCACTCGGCGGTGGCCTTCCGTGCCCAGAGTACTTCCccatcaactccatctccctctccgtcCCAGATTACCTTCACAACCCAACTCTCTCGCCCCCAGAGGTCCACCCCGCCTTCCAAGACATCACCATCGGCAAATACGACACCCATCCCTCAGCCCCAGTCCAAAAAGAATACGACCTTTCCATCTCACTCAACTACGCCCAAGCACATGGCTCGGCCCAACTCATCCGCTTCGTAACCGAACACACGGAACTcgtctccaaccccccctacGCCGACTGGAAAACCTGCCTCACCGTCGGCTCGACCGGTGCTTTAGAGCAAACCCTCCGCATGCTCTGCGACTCCTCCAGAAACGACTCCATCCTCACAGAAGAATTCTCTTTTGCCACGGCCTTGGAAACAGCCCACCCCTTGGGCATCCCCACCTTTGGCGTCCCCATCGACGACCAAGGCCTTATCCCCTCCGAACTAGACCACATCCTCTCAACATGGAACCCTTCCGAACGGGACAACAAGCGAAAACCACACGTCTTATACACGGTGCCATCCGGTCAGAACCCAACAGGAGCAACCCAAGGCCCAGAGCGAAGAAAGCAAATCTACGACATCTGCTCCAAGCACGATCTGGTGATCATCGAAGACGAACCATATTACTACCTCCAACTCCcgcccaccatcaccccaaCCCCTACCCCTGCCCCTTCCAACACAACCGACTtcctcgactccctcctcccaacttTGTTAAGCATGGACACGGACGGGCGAGTCATCAGAATGGACTCCTTCTCCAAAGTCCTAGTCCCCGGCTCAAGACTAGGCTGGCTCACCGCCTCAGACCAACTCGTCGAGCGCTTCCTCCGACACGCCGAAGTCGCCAACCAGGGACCCAGCGGGTTCTCTCAGGTCATTTTACATAAACTACTCGACGAGACGTGGGGTCACGAGGGGTATCTAAAATGGTTGATGGTGCTGCAGAGAGAGTACACCGAAAGAAGGAACACGCTCCTCAAGGCGTGCGAGGAGTATTTACCCAAAGAGGTGGTGAGTTGGGGTGTTGTGAGGGCGGGCATGTTT CAATGGCTCCACCTAGACCACACCCTCCATCCGGACTCGAGAACAAAATCTATTCTCGAGATTGAAGAAGACATTTTCGAGTCTTGTATCGACAAGGGAGTGCTCATCGCAAGGGGGAGTTGGTTTCGTGCCCAGCAGGAGGTGGCACCGACGGGGCTGTTCTTCAGGGTTACGTTTGCGGCTGCTACGCCGGGGAATATGACTGAGGCTATCAGGCGGTTGGGCGGGGCGGTGAGGGAGAGTTTCAGGCTCTAG
- a CDS encoding uncharacterized protein (COG:Q; EggNog:ENOG503NTXC) produces MGLVETAIEHVSVKSVLILGPALLLAHLAWWLVLRPAWQEIKLARMTGARPPRIPSRLPFSIDFIYRSVKASMHYQNLPMWKSLFVQANSSTVENRIAGRRVVMTCDPENIKAILATQFGDYGKGEPFHREWKAFLGDSIFTTDGDLWHGSRQLIRPQFIKDRVSDLHVFEKHMQTLFRAIANGGALNGEGQHVDLEAGNGKPVDISDLFFRFTLDSATDFLLGKDVKSLSNPRQEFAEAFAEVQRVQSIISRAGPLNVFVPRGSFRKGMKIINAFINQYIEQTLRLDPNDLASKSDAGYTFLHALAGFTRDRQVLRDQLIAVLLAGRDTTACTLSWTIYELARHPEALKKLREEILRVVGPTRAPTYEDLKGMKYLQNVMNETLRLYPVVPFNVRLALKDTTLPRGGGPDGSLPVKVLKDTPIAYSTLVMQRREDLYPPVSANFAPVDVFSPDRWTVWQPKPWQYIPFNGGPRICIGQQFALTEMAYVLTRLFQKYERLDNYMGEIDGGNPCLRAEIVLQPGDGVKVGFWEAKKA; encoded by the exons atGGGACTCGTTGAAACAGCTATCGAGCATGTCTCGGTTAAATCAGTGTTGATCCTCGGACCAGCACTGCTTCTGGCACATCTGGCTTGGTGGCTAGTTTTGAGGCCTGCATGGCAGGAAATCAAGCTTGCCCGGATGACTGGCGCAAGGCCACCAAGGATCCCCTCCAGGTTGCCGTTCA GTATCGATTTTATTTACCGCAGCGTCAAGGCTTCAATGCACTACCAGAACCTCCCCATGTGGAAATCCCTCTTTGTACAAGCCAACTCATCAACCGTCGAGAACCGTATTGCTGGCCGCCGCGTGGTCATGACCTGCGACCCCGAGAACATCAAAGCTATCCTGGCAACCCAGTTCGGTGATTATGGCAAGGGCGAGCCCTTCCACAGGGAGTGGAAGGCCTTTTTGGGCGACAGCATTTTCACTACCGATGGAGATTTGTGGCATGGCAGCCGACAGTTGATCAGACCTCAGTTCATCAAAGACCGTGTCAGCGACCTGCACGTGTTTGAGAAGCACATGCAGACTCTCTTCCGGGCTATTGCGAACGGAGGAGCTCTCAATGGCGAGGGTCAGCATGTGGATCTTGAGGCTGGCAATGGGAAGCCAGTAGATATCAGCGATTTGTTCTTCCGGTTTACACTTGACTCGGCGACAGATTTCCTGTTGGGCAAGGATGTCAAGTCTCTCAG CAACCCCCGCCAAGAATTCGCCGAAGCCTTCGCCGAAGTCCAAAGAGTTCAGTCCATCATTAGCCGTGCTGGACCCCTCAACGTCTTCGTCCCCCGTGGCTCCTTCCGCAAGGGCATGAAAATCATCAAcgccttcatcaaccagTACATCGAGCAGACCCTCCGTCTTGACCCTAACGACCTCGCCAGCAAGTCTGACGCCGGTTATACCTTCCTGCATGCCCTGGCTGGGTTCACCCGTGATCGTCAAGTTCTCAGGGACCAACTTATTGCTGTCCTGTTGGCCGGAAGGGACACCACCGCTTGCACCTTGTCCTGGACCATCTACGAACTCGCTCGGCACCCTGAAGCTCTCAAGAAGTTGAGAGAGGAAATCTTGCGTGTGGTTGGTCCTACTCGTGCGCCTACTTATGAGGATCTCAAGGGGATGAAGTACCTTCAGAATGTCATGAACGAGACACTGAGGTTGTATCCTGTTGTGCCCTTCAA TGTCCGTCTCGCGCTCAAAGataccaccctcccccgtGGAGGCGGTCCCGATGGCTCCCTTCCAGTCAAGGTCCTTAAGGATACACCCATCGCCTACTCCACTCTCGTCATGCAACGCCGTGAAGACCTCTATCCCCCCGTATCCGCCAACTTCGCCCCAGTCGATGTCTTCAGCCCAGATCGATGGACCGTGTGGCAACCCAAGCCATGGCAGTACATCCCCTTCAACGGCGGTCCGAGAATCTGCATCGGGCAGCAGTTTGCGCTGACCGAGATGGCATACGTGTTGACCAGGTTGTTTCAAAAGTACGAGAGGCTGGACAACTACATGGGTGAGATTGATGGTGGCAACCCGTGCCTGAGGGCCGAGATTGTGCTGCAACCGGGTGATGGTGTAAAGGTTGGGTTCTgggaggccaagaaggcttGA
- the NAG1_1 gene encoding Glucosamine-6-phosphate isomerase (Glucosamine-6-phosphate deaminase) (GNPDA) (GlcN6P deaminase) (COG:G; CAZy:GH20; EggNog:ENOG503NUJ9) yields the protein MFSRLPSLVTALCFLYPLFLNPVAAVWPAPQKFTKGDGVQFLNQNIEVTYNGAFVRWSSSSIPSSEPQPHEYPAHCSDDVNDDGQEEEVLTENLAFQQIPYTYGYTPSGFTSKEIVQAGVSRALTGIFNSKFVPWILHKPNTKYEPDLDKLEWLQTLEIIQTASDERSAFKPLAGEVDESYNLTLSTSGHAKLTAVSSIGILRGLETFSQLFYQHSSGTFWYTPYAPVSITDSPKFPHRGILLDTARHFFPVEDILRTIDAMAWSKLNRLHIHVTDSQSWPLVIPSMPELSEKGAHHPSETYSPSDVESIQKYGAVRGVEVYFEIDMPGHIGSVSLSHPELIVAYNEQPYHWWCAQPPCGAFKLNNTAVDEFLGRLFDDLLPRVERYAAYFHTGGDELNRNDSMLDEGIRSNSSEVLQPLLQKFIDKQHERVREKGLTPVVWEEIPLEWNVTLGEGTVVQSWLGAGAVKELVGMGHRVIDSNYNFWYLDCGRGQWITWENGLPFKTGYPFNDWCGPTKSWGLIYSHDPTANLTEEEAKLVLGGEVAVWSETIDPMNLDGIVWPRASVAGEVLWSGRVDDNTGQNRSQIEAFPRLTEFRERLVRRGVRASPISQEFCVQGEPWECEFAM from the exons ATGTTTTCTCGTTTGCCGTCGCTCGTGACGGCTCTGTGCTTTCTataccccctcttcctcaaccctGTAGCAGCTGTATGGCCTGCCCCTCAAAAATTCACCAAAGGAGATGGCGTCCAGTTTCTGAATCAGAACATTGAAGTCACATACAACGGTGCATTTGTACGCtggtcttcctcttccattCCTTCCTCTGAGCCACAGCCCCATGAATACCCTGCACACTGCTCGGATGACGTGAATGATGATggccaagaggaggaagtatTAACTGAAAACCTCGCCTTCCAACAGATCCCCTACACTTACGGCTACACGCCCTCCGGCTTCACCAGCAAGGAAATAGTCCAAGCCGGCGTCTCCAGAGCCCTCACCGGGATATTCAACAGCAAGTTTGTCCCCTGGATCCTCCACAAGCCAAACACGAAGTACGAACCCGACCTCGACAAATTAGAATGGCTCCAAACTCTCGAAATCATCCAGACAGCCTCGGACGAGCGCTCCGCCTTCAAGCCACTAGCAGGCGAAGTCGACGAGTCCTACAACCTGACCCTAAGCACATCCGGCCACGCCAAACTCACAGCCGTCTCCTCAATCGGCATCCTCCGCGGCCTGGAAACCTTTTCCCAGCTCTTCTACCAGCACTCGTCAGGCACATTCTGGTACACCCCCTACGCCCCCGTCTCAATAACCGACTCCCCCAAGTTCCCCCACCGgggcatcctcctcgacacgGCCCGCCATTTTTTCCCAGTGGAGGACATCCTCAGGACAATCGACGCCATGGCCTGGAGTAAACTCAACCGCCTCCACATCCACGTCACAGACTCCCAATCCTGGCCTCTTGTCATCCCATCAATGCCAGAACTTTCCGAGAAAGGCGCACACCACCCCAGCGAGACTTACTCCCCTTCCGACGTGGAATCAATCCAGAAATACGGCGCCGTCCGCGGGGTGGAGGTCTATTTCGAGATTGACATGCCGGGGCATATTGGTTCCGTCTCGCTGTCGCATCCGGAGCTGATTGTCGCGTATAATGAGCAGCCGTATCACTGGTGGTGCGCCCAGCCGCCGTGCGGGGCGTTCAAGCTCAACAACACGGCTGTTGACgagtttttggggaggttgtttgATGATCTTTTGCCCAGGGTGGAGAGGTACGCGGCTTACTTTCACACGGGGGGGGATGAGTTGAATAGGAATGATTCTATGCTTGATGAGGGGATTAGGTCGAACAGTTCGGAGGTTTTGCAGCCGTTACTGCAAAAGTTTATTGATAAGCAGCATGAGAGGGTTagggaaaaggggctgaCGCCGGTGGTGTGGGAGGAGATTCCTTTGGAGTGGAATGTTACACTTGGAGAAGGGACGGTGGTGCAGAGCTGGcttggggcgggggcggtgaaggagttggttgggatggggCATAGGGTTATTgatagtaattataatttttgg TATCTCGACTGTGGAAGGGGGCAGTGGATCACCTGGGAGAATGGGCTGCCTTTCAAGACGGGGTATCCATTTAATGACTGGTGTGGACCGACAAAGTCTTGGGGGCTGATTTACTCTCATGATCCTACTGCCAACCTtactgaggaggaggcgaagcttgtgcttgggggggaggtggcggttTGGAGTGAGACGATTGATCCGATGAATCTGGATGGTATTGTCTGGCCTAGGGCGAGCGTGGCAGGGGAGGTGCTTTGGTCCGGGAGGGTTGATGATAATACCGGGCAGAACAGGAGCCAGATTGAGGCTTTTCCTAGACTTACTGAGTTTAGGGAGAGATTGGtcaggaggggggtgagggcgagTCCGATTTCGCAGGAGTTTTGCGTGCAGGGTGAGCCGTGGGAGTGTGAGTTTGCTATGTGA
- a CDS encoding uncharacterized protein (EggNog:ENOG503PFBC; COG:A) — MSIEVAIGTPLADALNMAIQTKIAELGWAGPGNEGASMAEYFVLMLANGKSEAEVASEISGDLLGLGPEDQSVPEFSRWLFEQVAALNSQLGAQSAQPATGNNEMDTAGDDTMEGTFDLNMDTDAPAINAPTGPKAMRAGAPLRGGREKRMVGHINRALDRSGQDVLHRVRGQSGSERIGRGPPHGPRMGVGRQPRTTNARATNIAAGLANMNGMPGPPGPMGPMNGMNPMNGAGSFVPPDLYAIMEQQNRMLQQMQNQLMLQQQQNGNGRGKHFDRNNRGNQFRRGGGHFNGHNTHHHQQQQQQQSSEGAQDETAQQGEDVEMGGAKREAPNPEETVCRYNLRCGNKDCKFAHQSPAAPPNTTVDVTDTCSFGVACKNWKCTGRHPSPASKMAHQSEQDCKFFPNCSNPHCTFRHPAFPACRNGGECKIPNCKFTHVKTACKFHPCTNRNCPFLHEEGQRGTFQDKVWTADGSKEHVSNRKFVEENRPEDLVLPGSEHPDDAASPEVVV; from the exons ATGTCTATCGAAGTCGCGATCGGCACGCCTTTGGCGGATGCCCTTAACATGGCCATCCAGACAAAGATTGCTGAACTTGGATGGGCCGGTCCCGGCAACGAGGGCGCTTCCATGGCCGAGTATTTCGTTCTCATGCTCGCCAACGGCAAGTCAGAAGCCGAGGTTGCCAGCGAGATCTCCGGCGATCTACTAGGCTTGGGTCCCGAGGACCAGAGCGTGCCCGAGTTTTCAAGGTGGTTATTCGAGCAGGTCGCCGCTCTCAACAGCCAACTAGGCGCCCAGTCTGCGCAGCCTGCCACTGGAAACAACGAAATGGACACAGCCGGGGATGACACAATGGAGGGAACTTTTGATCTCAACATGGATACAGATGCGCCTGCCATCAATGC ACCTACCGGACCAAAAGCAATGCGCGCTGGCGCTCCCCTCCGCGGCGGCCGTGAGAAGCGTATGGTGGGCCACATCAACCGTGCGCTTGATCGATCAGGACAGGATGTTCTCCATCGTGTGCGCGGTCAGTCCGGAAGTGAGCGGATTGGGAGAGGCCCCCCACACGGACCGAGGATGGGAGTTGGGAGACAGCCAAGGACGACAAACGCTCGCGCCACCAATATCGCCGCCGGGTTAGCCAACATGAACGGCATGCCTGGGCCCCCCGGACCTATGGGACCGATGAACGGAATGAATCCCATGAACGGCGCTGGTAGCTTTGTGCCACCCGACCTGTACGCGATAATGGAACAGCAAAACCGCATGCTCCAGCAAATGCAGAATCAGCTCATGTtgcagcaacagcagaatGGCAATGGGCGTGGCAAGCATTTCGACCGCAACAACCGAGGGAACCAGTTCCGCCGTGGCGGCGGCCACTTCAACGGCCACAAcacacaccatcatcaacaacagcagcagcagcaatcctCGGAAGGGGCCCAGGACGAGACAGCACAGCAAGGCGAAGACGTTGAGATGGGCGGGGCCAAGCGTGAGGCTCCCAACCCCGAAGAGACAGTATGCCGTTACAACCTGCGGTGCGGCAATAAGGATTGCAAGTTCGCCCATCAGTCTCCGGCAGCACCTCCCAACACCACGGTGGACGTCACGGATACTTGCAGCTTTGGGGTAGCGTGCAAGAACTGGAAGTGCACTGGTCGGCATCCCTCGCCAGCCAGCAAGATGGCACACCAGAGCGAACAAGACTGCAAATTCTTCCCCAACTGCTCCAACCCCCATTGCACCTTCCGCCACCCAGCCTTCCCCGCGTGTCGCAACGGCGGCGAGTGCAAGATTCCAAATTGCAAGTTTACGCACGTCAAGACAGCCTGCAAATTCCACCCCTGCACCAACCGGAACTGCCCCTTCCTGCACGAGGAAGGACAGCGGGGGACTTTCCAGGACAAGGTCTGGACGGCGGACGGGTCAAAAGAACATGTCAGCAATCGCAAGTTTGTGGAGGAGAACCGGCCGGAGGACCTCGTGCTTCCCGGGTCAGAGCATCCAGACGATGCTGCTTCTCCAGAGGTGGTAGTCTAA
- the HEM14 gene encoding oxygen-dependent protoporphyrinogen oxidase (COG:H; BUSCO:EOG092621GY; EggNog:ENOG503NXXR), translated as MLATSQRCLARSQRLITSSHLSSSLRSSSPPRYSRLLSTTSVWRQSNHDDVDGLPTIFDRPPASVAVLGGGLTGLATAFWLAWWHPQMKITIYEASNRLGGWIDSEEVKVKGLTGEKGSVWFQRGARMVNPQHSKGPLYRYDDLAFYLLVTQLGLSEQLQNAPETEVMGKYIYYPDHLVQLPNKSMTLLEVWQTLRKEPLFEGLFPSLWSFGKTRLRQLFTSTLKPPTQDAHSKNELSVGEHFTKMFGRPDLVENVLSAVMHGIYGGDVWKLSVQRTPFWDVLKDGGYPRLPPAYTWLDTPDAELLNWIRRDACRELAEDHLTTSAHWFPSGLNELTDALVEFLKKRGNVTIRLGHRVTSMTYAAKADRVAIRTSKQSTPITYEKVISTLYAKTLADICSPGTLPSLEKSTATTIRVVNLWYPEPGLNHPHKGFGYLIPQSVPFQENRHFILGVMFDSDREWVPNPHRPGQYINRGKDTIRGTKLTVMMGGHYWDHLPPHEIPDEQTAIRYAKKAVARHLGFSRATNDTAVVSTKLCKDCIPQQLVGHRERMKAAHEELLAAFRGRVAVAGGSYQVPGVLPSIRAALDIARQIRGSFHWQDAPRAVETKSITVGDTGLWRFAAPVRSMVRVDKSEFTALRGHDRRLAIIRRKRAESEMEREE; from the exons atgctcGCCACTAGCCAGCGCTGCTTGGCGCGAAGCCAACGCTTGATCACATCCTCTCATCTCTCAAGCTCACTCcgctcatcatcgccaccgaGATACAGCCGCCTTTTGTCTACCACCTCGGTCTGGAGGCAATCGAACCATGATGACGTCGATGGGTTGCCGACCATATTCGACAGGCCGCCCGCGTCAGTTGCGGTTCTGGGAGGCGGGCTGACGGGTCTGGCGACTGCGTTTTGGTTGGCGTGGTGGCATCCGCAGATGAAGATCACGATATACGAGGCGAGCAACCGGCTTGGTGGGTGGATCGATTcggaggaggtcaaggtgAAGGGGCTGactggggagaaggggagtgTGTGGTTTCAGAGGGGGGCGAGGATGGTCAACCCGCAGCATTCGAAGGGGCCGTTGTATCGGTACGATGATTTGGCGTTTTATCTCCTG GTTACCCAACTGGGGTTATCTGAGCAGCTCCAGAACGCGCCTGAGACGGAGGTTATGGGAAAGTATATTTACTACCCTGACCATTTGGTTCAGCTCCCGAACAAGTCCATGACCCTGCTGGAAGTTTGGCAGACTTTGAGAAAGGAACCGCTTTTCGAGGGGTTGTTTCCGTCGCTCTGGAGCTTTGGGAAGACGAGGTTACGGCAACTTTTTACCAGCACTCTCAAGCCTCCTACACAGGATGCTCACTCGAAGAACGAACTCTCGGTGGGGGAACACTTTACGAAAATGTTTGGACGCCCCGACTTGGTCGAGAATGTCCTTTCGGCGGTCATGCACGGCATCTATGGTGGTGACGTCTGGAAGCTGAGCGTGCAGAGGACGCCGTTTTGGGATGTCCTCAAGGACGGGGGATACCCCCGGTTACCTCCAGCGTACACCTGGCTGGATACCCCAGATGCCGAGCTGCTGAACTGGATACGGAGAGATGCATGCAGGGAACTGGCCGAGGACCATCTCACCACTTCGGCGCATTGGTTCCCTTCTGGCCTCAACGAGCTGACAGACGCGCTGGTGGAGTTTTTGAAGAAGCGGGGAAATGTCACGATCAGGTTGGGCCATCGGGTTACGTCCATGACATATGCCGCCAAGGCGGACCGTGTCGCTATCAGGACGTCCAAACAGTCGACCCCGATCACGTACGAAAAGGTCATCTCGACGCTCTACGCCAAAACACTCGCGGATATCTGCTCCCCTGGCACCCTCCCCTCGTTGGAGAAATCAACCGCGACGACCATCCGGGTGGTGAACCTGTGGTATCCAGAACCAGGCCTCAACCACCCACACAAGGGCTTTGGATATCTCATCCCGCAATCTGTCCCATTTCAAGAAAACAGACATTTCATCCTGGGGGTGATGTTCGACTCGGACAGGGAATGGGTTCCGAACCCCCACCGGCCGGGGCAGTACATCAACCGAGGCAAGGACACGATCAGGGGAACGAAACTTACCGTCATGATGGGGGGCCACTACTGggaccacctccccccgcATGAAATCCCCGACGAGCAAACTGCCATTAGATACGCGAAGAAAGCTGTGGCGAGACACCTCGGCTTTTCGAGAGCGACGAATGACACTGCTGTTGTCAGCACGAAGCTCTGTAAGGATTGCATCCCTCAGCAGCTTGTCGGTCACCGAGAGCGGATGAAGGCTGCGCATGAGGAGTTGCTGGCGGCGTTTAGGGGACGGGTTGCTGTCGCGGGGGGGTCATATCAGGTGCCGGGGGTGCTGCCGTCTATTAGGGCGGCGCTGGATATTGCTAGGCAGATTAGGGGGAGCTTTCACTGGCAGGATGCGCCTAGGGCGGTGGAGACAAAGTCAATTACGGTGGGGGATacggggttgtggaggtttGCGGCGCCGGTGAGGTCGATGGTTAGGGTTGATAAATCGGAGTTTACGGCGTTGAGGGGGCATGATAGGAGGCTGGCGATTATAAGGAGGAAGCGTGCGGAGTctgagatggagagggaggagtga